The Aphelocoma coerulescens isolate FSJ_1873_10779 chromosome Z unlocalized genomic scaffold, UR_Acoe_1.0 ChrZ, whole genome shotgun sequence DNA window GGGTATGAAGATAACAGCAGAATCCCAGTCCTTTCAATACCTCTTACAAAGCCCTGCCATAATCTGGCATCGTAGGTAGCTGTAGCAAGACCAACTCTGGGAACACCTAAGTCAAGAAAGAATCACTTGTGACACCACAGATCTATTGCTGTTTTCCAACATAGTAGCAGAATGTGTGTTACGTAGTGAGTGGTCAAATCATGTATATGAATGCATGAAAGGCATAAGAACCATTTGTCAAACACATGCAGTGTGCCCTGATTTGAATGGGACACTTCACGCTCATGAATAAAGAATTACCCTAGTAattctgtgctttgcatcctggTCTCTCTCCTCAATCAGCACAGACCAGATGCAACATTTTCATGACATTCAGGTGTCCTGCTGTGCTATGCCCTTTGCTCACGTAGGGCCCTTACCTGGCCACAGAACCCaatctttgttttaaaaagataaTTCAGACCCACGAGGGATTAGCTGTGGCTTAGAGCCACAGACATCTTGTAATGGATAAATTTTTCAgtgttcccagctgggaaaCACGCCTTGAGCACCCATTGCTGATGAACATATATGATTGTTTGGCTACCTAAAGGTACCCCATCTGTCTGAGTGGCATAGTTCCCACTGTAAATTGATGGGCTCTTACCCTAGAGCATTTTTCCTTCATGATGATGAATGAAATGGATGAAGAGTAATGTTGTGAATACCACCAAGGCAGAAAATTCTTCTTTATTATTGATCGTATTCTTTCAAAAACATAATCATAACATGATTAttctgaaaaaacaaacaaacaataaaatcaaaacaaaaacaaacaaaaaaacctcccaaacaaacaaaaaagcagaaCCCAAATAGTCAGGTTAGTGTTTAGGTAGTTTTCAAGCTTTTGTCAAGATTTTGGACTTTGTCCTGGTTTGTGTGTCCACTGTCTTCTATTACACAGGGCAATTGTTAACATTTCAACCTAAAGTTTCTCTGACCTGAATATAGATATTTGTAGCAGAAACTGGAGGTTGTCTGGAAGGTGAAAGAAGCATGTTCCAGGTAATCCAGAGAAGAGCAGTTCCTCAAGAGCAACCTATATGTGTCGATAGGAGCAGGTAACACTGAAAATAGTAGACATATTAATTGGACTGTTAATATTTCTATTAAGGAGAAGAGAATAACTGAAAAAGTTGTTcttttataaatatttgtaaACAATAAAGACCAGCCTCTGGCTCTATTCCATGAAAAATTTCATATACATATTTGCGTCTACTTGTAAAAGACTTAATAAGTTGTGAAAACTTTTCACTTATTTGAGGAATAAATTTTGAtgggaaaaaaccacaaaccaaaacaatcaAGAAATTTGAAGGAAACCATGGACTTGAAAAGTAAAATGGAAATATAAGCAAAGAATAATAGTATGATCAATGAAGGTTTCATGTAGAATGAAAAAGAATCAGTCAGTAATACTATCTTCCATTTGAATATCAGGCTTTGCATTTCTGCAGTGGTATGCTGGTAATGGCCACTCTTTAGACCTGTAGTCCTGCCAGATAggttgtatttttctcttttttacttAGGGATGTGAAGTAAACGCAGGTTGTGGAACAAGGGCAGTGGTCTTTTCTGGCTTAATCAACACTGCCATCCCCTTTTGTTAAGGCTTTTTTTGAGAAAGCACAttgcaggaggaaaagcagggggTTACGTGCTGGACTTCCCAACTGAAAAGTCTTGGCCTATAGATATTACCTGACTCTATTGCCAGAAAATCAAATCCAGATAGATAGATAATGAGTCTTTGTGGTGAGCTCCACTCTGTGTGAAAAAACATACCTATGGGAAATACTAACTTTGCATAATATGGATTTTACATAAAATCCAATATGGATGTATTACAGAAAGATTATTAGGAGACTGcaaaattatttgctttcttcAGTGCTGAATATTGCACGATAGCACAGAATTCCTCTTGGAGTTTCTGATGTCTGTGTtgtgttgttgttgctgtttataAATTACCACAGGAGCCACCAGCTGTCATCCTATAAATTTTATTGGCACTCTGTAAATATTAAATCAGCCTGCTAAAATCAAGCCATGTGCAGTAACAGCTGAGGCTCTGTTATGGAGGGTACATGCAAGAGAGAGATGTGCACTGTGACTCCCATGATTCTTACGGCTTACAAGCCCCTTGTTTCTTGAGACTGTTTTCCAGGATTCATTTTGAGCCCAACTGTGCCCCTTAACCAGTGTGCAGAAGGGGCATTGTCTGTGCACAGATACATCCTGAGCTGAGAAATCAGCCTTCTCAGCAGTACTCAGTTTCCTGGATCCTTCTAAAATGTGCAATTTCATTGCTACCACTTTCCTGCAGCACTGACGCACTGCTCACTTTCTTGTAAACCTTGGTGACGTGCAGAGAAGACACTTGTAAATGCTAGAATGGGGGCAGAATTCTTGATGTCATGAAGATCCATGTCATGAAGAAAAAGGTCTATGTCAATGAAACAGCTTGCTGAAACAAAACCTGTTGTGGCCTAGAAGTTTTGTCAGTCAACAATGTGACGTATTTAGGATGAGGCTGTAGCTGTTAAGGGAAAATGTGTCTCAGGCTCCATTTTCTCTCTGACTTAATAGCcagaaaaatcaaaggaaagGTATGTTTTCTAATCTTCCTGCCTCAATAGTAGACATGGTGAAATTTCCTGAGCCTGCAGTCTAGATAGATTACATGGGGTACTAAGATAAACCAGGCAGTAGTGTAAATTAGGGAGTTAATTTTCATCTTAGGCACTTCAGTGGTGTAAGGAGTTCTGCTCAGATAGTGTCAAGCTGCAGATGTCCTGGTATTAGTTCTTCTAATGCCTCTCTTCCTCCAAGAGTTGCTGTCTAAAGACCAGGCAAGGCAACAGAGGGCTTGAATGTTCCACATCTATGTAGCGTGAGGTGAGTTTGAACAAGCTTTAGCAAGTACACCCTTGTTCAGAAGGCAGCTTAGGTGCATGCCTGCTCAGTTTGAACACCCTGCTGTGGGCTGCAGCCACCAGCAGAACATCACATTAAATGACTGGTAAAAGCAGTAgctaaaaccaggaaaaaggaaaatgcctCAGAAAAGCCCTTAGAGAAACATCAGGCTATTCCtgactttttttatttattattgttgttattatcatcatcattttTATGATTGTTATTACCATTATCAGTATTAgattagtagtagtagtagtagtagtagtaagtATTTAGGTTCtggttaattttttaattttcaagttaaaatgcattttgctgATGCCGTGGAGCCTGAGGTGCTGTAAACAGGACAATCTTGTTCTCAGTGAGGCCAGTTAACCTTTTATCAATATTCTTGCAATAGGGCCAGCTATAGAGTCCTTTAAGCCCCATTCTTTCTCATCTGAGCAGAGGGAGTGTGGACAGCTGTCAGGGAATGATTTCAGGTGAGCTGGAGTTGGTGGTTACATGCCAAGATATTCAAGGAGTTAGGTTTAGCAcaacagaaaatgcaaaaaatttatAATTCCTTACCAGTGTTTCCTGTTTCTACTGGTAGACTGTCTGATGGAGGACCCGAAGTACCCCCAGTTCCACACCTCTTAAAAATGCACCATCTGGTACAGTACATACTTCTGGGTACATTGTGCAGGATCTGCTGCTCTTGATGGATCCCTAAAAATCTATGGGGCCTGATGGGATTCATCTGAGAATCCTCAAAGAGCTGGCTGATGTCATTGCAAAGCCTCTCTCAATGATTTCTGAATGGTCTTGGGAATCCAGAGCAGTCCCAGCTAACTGGAAGGTGGTGAACATTGTCTGATTTATAAGAAGGGGAAGACAAAGGACTTGTCTTTGAAACTGCAGGGTTCTGTCAGTCTCACTTCGGTGCCTGGTAAAGTTATGGAGAAGATTTTTCTGGGAGGTACTGAAAAGCACCTGAAAGACAACACAGACACTGGTCATagccagcatggcttcatgAGGAGGAAATCCTGCTTATCAAACCTGATTTACTTTTATGACAAGGTAAGACACGTCACTGACCAGGAGGTGCCAGTTGATGTAATgtttttggatttcagtaaagcttttgatacCATCTCTCACAGGATCCTTCTGCACAAAATGTCTggcacacagctggataaacacatcatgtgaTGGGCGAGCAACTGGCTCACAGGTTGGGCACCAGgggttacagtgaatggggtgacatcagactggggaTCTGTCACTAGTGGAGTTCtacagggctccatcctcagccctgtATTCTTCAATATATCCATAAATTATTTGGgtgcaggactggaagggatactAAGCAAGTTCGCAGATGACACAaaattgggaggagctgttgactccctcgAAGGCAggaaggccctgcagagagaccttgacaaATCAGGGgtctgggcaatcaccaaccatgtgaagttcaacaagggaaagtgctggaATCTgcaccagggatggggcaaccctggatgtatggacagactgggaatgagatgctggaaagcagtgccatggaaagggacctgggggtcctggtcagtggcaagttgaacatgaatcagcagtgccctggcagccaggagggccagccctgtcctgggggcatcaggcacagcatcaccagcctggcaagggaggggattgtcccactctgctctgcactggggcggcctcacctcgagtgctggggcagTTTGAGCACTGCAATATGAGAAACATACTAAGttattagagagcatccaaaggaggccaGTGAAGATGGTGAAGCGCCTTGAGGGGAAGAAACCCTTCTGAGAAACAGCTGAGGTCACTctctgtttagcctggaggagactgaggggagacgtCATTTTGGATGACAACTTCCTTGTGAAGGAAATGGGAGGAggagacactgatctcttctctgtggtgaccattgacaggacccaagggattAGCCTGAAGCTGTGtaaggggaggtttaggttggatattaggcaaaggttcttcccccagagggtggttgggcagtGGAACTGCTCTCcaaggaagtggtcacagcaccagcctgacagagttcaagaagtgtgtggacagtgctctcaggcacatggtgtgattcttgaggctgtcctgtgcagggtcaggagttggactcaatgattctTGGgcgtcccttccagctcagcatatTATGATCCCAGACATGATTATGCAGCTGTATAGACTGGCAGAGATCTTCTGTCTGAGTAAGGAGTCTTATTTTGCTCTTGCAGCAGGGAGTGAGTACCTTTAGGAGAAAACACTGCAAGAGATTTCACCACCTGCCAGTAAAAGCTAGTCAGCTGAGAGCCATGGGGTTAGTTGTGAATGTTTCGTAGATGGTGAACAAAGTACCAAGCACAGCATGAAGTGCAGCTTCAGAGACTTTTCCCTGGAATACGTGGTTGTACAGAATTCAGTAAGAGTTTGATGTAACCCTGGTGTTTGATGTATTTACAGACATTAAAACTGGTTGCATTACATCCACACTTAAAAGAATAGCCTGGACTGAAGATTTATTTTGCTAGAgcaataggaaaaaaacagcACTTCTCTTCAATTATTTTCTACATAAAGCACATCCATTTGAAAAAGAGACAATAGGACAAGTAAAAGGGCAGAAGCATAGAAACTCTTCTTGGAATTGATCGGAATTTTCAGAGAGCTCTGAAACTATAGCTTAGTCTTGTTCTGTAAGTGTGGTGATGCGATacctttattgtatttttatataagtTTTCTGTACCCCAATGgttcatccctaccttccccactcctattCCCAGTTGGTTTTCCCCAGACCCAAGCCGCTCCCCCGGCGCTCCCTACAtggttgttctcctccccttgttctagctctttccctatcaatcacccaaacccctcctgttgtTCCCGAAGGTCCAGTGTCCATCATCTGAAACCTCCCAGTTTACCCTTATATGGTCCCCGTCAATCCCCCGAGACCCTACCCCTCTAGATACCTCCCCCtttggaaatcccctaaacgtcgatgccccattggggcatgtgatccctttccctcctccccttgaGGCTATTGGTCCAAGGAAATGTCTATCCTCGTCCATATCCCTCCCTTAGAGATTTCTATTGGTCCCCAGTTAAGCCATCCCCATTGTAACACCTCCCTTTATAAGAGGTTCCCTGGAGTTTTTCGAGGCTTGTCCCCTGTGAGTTGCCTCCGATAAGTTTGGATTATCCCAGGTGGCAAGCCTCCTTGCTACTTTTTATCCTCTCCCTCGTCCGGGCTGCTGACAgccactgtgcctggagcttcagctcccctgggcagagctgaactcctgaggagcagctttaaagccaaGAGCTTCCAGgtgctccccactcctgtcgCACACCGCAGGGGCTGCCCTGGTCAGTGGCGGTCATTGCGACATGTAAGGTAGGTTTGCACAAGGAGTGCTCTAAAATAGATCACATTAGCAGCACTTATATTGTCGGCGTAGCTGCACTTACAGAAAGCCTGCAAGCTCTGAGCGGACATAACTAGGGTTTGTTGCTGTAATGTTACTATTGAAAGCATCCATGCAGTGATGCAGATCAGATCCCTCACCTTTCTGATCCACAGTGTTCTGTTTGTAGAGGCAATCATTATGCCCAGAGAGCAAAATCCTGTTAGCCCCTGGATAAAACATATTCCTAATATAGATGTTTTTAAAGGCTGAGAAATCTGATCCAATTAACACATTGATTGATTTTGTGGAATACTGTGCTAATTACATGCAACCAGTCATTGCTGGGTTAATTAAACATACATCCAAAAAACCTACAGCACTAATCTAATTATCAATTACTACAGCTGTCATTATCTCTTTTCACCTACTTTTAAGCTGTGCAAATTTACACTAAGAATCTCGTCCCGCAAAGTTCTTACATGAATAGCTTTCTTCAACTGGAATAATGCTTCAGCATAGAGaagaagctttaaaaaatagACTGAGTACTTCGCAGTCCACAATACAACTTCAGTTCAGCCATCCTCATGATAACCTCATAGTATATCCGTCAGTTTTGTCAAAATGACAAGACtggaagatttttctttttaactgagGTGTAATCTTACTGGGAGTGTATGTAGGTCCTACTTTCAAGTGGTTCTCTGCAAGTATCAAACCTAAAAACACATTtgcatttcagaaaacaaaagagaaaatgtggGTGAACATTCTTATATAGTTGGACAGCTTTAAAACGTGTCAAACATTCTGAGAAAAACGGAACACTTggctttttcagattttttttaaaaattcatcaataaagagaaaaaagttgAGAACTTTAGtgcttttgtgcttttcttccttAGGCTTGATTAAAAATGAACACCAATTTTCATACACAGTACAGGGATTATAAGACATTGATAGCTAGTTACTTGGAATGACACCATATATCATGCCATAAACAGCTATATATAGTTTTCACATAGGTCCTTCATGTAAAAGAATAGAGAAAATACTTTCTTGAGTTTTAGTAcacaatttttattatttaaaaacaggtttatatataatgaaaaataactaTATACTAATCTTCAGTTCATTCACTGTGAGTGACCTGCAGAAGTAAACAGCTTCAGATCCAGTATCAGAACATAATTCAGATGCAATTTTTGGTAAATATTTAACATGGGCCTTGCACTCCAAAGCCATGCTGCATATATTTTCTGACAGAATATTAAGATAGCTTTAATCCCATTGCAGTTCAAATACAAGGAATCATCTACCCAGCCCTTGAACTTAACCAGCTAAGTCAATAGTGACTTCCAATACCCTAAAAAAGAGCTGTGACAGTTTAGCAACAGTGGCCCAGGTCTGAGAGCAGATTCCCAGAGGACTGGAAAAAACTGGCTTAGAAGTATGCTGAGCTCTGTTGCTGGAAGCTGATCGCTGTCTGGTGTGCCAGGTCTGCAAGAGAAATCCAGGGAGAAGCAGCTGGAGAGAGCAGGAAAGCCAGCAGTTGGGCTGATAGCCCCTGGTGCTGTGTTGCCTAGCAGTAGACTCCAACCCTTCCTAGCAGAGTTCTCTCAGCTGTTCCTGTAAAGTTGTTAAGGTATTGCTATGATTATAAAATACTTCTCAGATTTTCTGTCCCATGAATACCTTTTTTGCTTTAGTTTAAGTGTTGAGAACATTATTTAAACTTTATCTTAGATTCATTGACAATGTTAAAATTCATCAGACTGGAAAATGTGCCTTGTCTTTCCACTGTGAATTTAAATAACAATGACAGTGTATTAATCTGTGATGTTTTCTGTAGGACTACggcattttttatatttttttttccttctgcagttgaACACTTTGAGTAAAATTAGAGGTACAGAGCGAATGTAGGTATGTGGAAAAGAGAACAAGTGGTTTCTGTGGCAAAATACCCTTTGCCACTATCAGTGTAAATTGTGCAGTATATTAGTTTTCAATGAGAACTGAACTCCAGCTGGGATCAATCAGTATGACATTAACTAGTCACAGCTTTCTATGTACGTCATTTCCATTTATGTTTTACATTCTCCAGCCATTATCTTGATGTAAAAGTAGACATATTTTTGCTGGGAACAGACTAAATCTCTTCTTTGTTGCCAATAAAGTTAAATTGGTACTCCTTGCAAGCAAAGGCAATGAAGAAAAAGTCAGCATTCAGTTTTTGCACAGATAAATCATGTTAGTTCTTCAGCCTTTGTTTACTAGCATGCTAGAAACAGTGATAGGAAGGGTGGAAAAATTTTTAGTTTTCCCTTGTTGAAGTAAGAACTTAACACATAAGCCCAGTAGTTTCATCTCCTTTTCCCTAACAACGGCAAGGAAACATTTGTTACATTTTAGGTAAAGTTATTGTTGAAACAGAGAAGATCATGTAGAAAGTCtacatttttcatatttttgcatACTGTTGTGATGACAacttttttggatttttttatttgcaaattCTTATGATCAAGTTAAGCAGTACTTTGCACAGGTTAATTGTGCCCATGTACGTTTGCATACAAGTCTGACAGTAGAGATCCAATCACAGGGTCTTTAATCTTCCTAGTTTCACATTTACACTCTTCTACAATCATGATTTCTTTGATCACTGGAACAGAATCAGTGCAGTTGAGATCCAGGCGTTTCATGGAGAACTTGCTGGGCAAGCAATGAGAACAAAAGGTATAAAGATGATCTTCTGAACCAGGAACGTGAAAGGAACTGCATTTTCCAAAACACAGATTATTCTGTACTGTCACCTTCTCACAGCTGTTATGAGTAACACCCTGAAACAGAAAGCAGTTCCAAGATTTCTGGTGCAGAAATGGCCCATGGACTTTGCTAGAAGGcatgaatgaagaaaaaaaaaggaaaaaaaaaaacactgcactttttttttctcagaacaaAAAGTACAGGTTTCTAAGACACATCTGTATGTACATATGTCTGTGTGAAATAAATTTAGTTCTGGGTATGAAAAGACATGGTCCTGAACAGGTTGTGATTACAGAAACACTGAGAATAGATGGTAACTTACCGGGAATACAGCACTTTTACCTATACTGTTTGCTTGTCTTGATGTTACAATATGATAGAATGGCTTCATCTATGCATAGGACAATTTACCAGTTCTCCGAAATTCTTAGCACAGAATTAGACATAGGCAAGTTTTCTACTTAATACAGGAGAAAAGAATCCTTGCTTAActgtaagaaaacaaacagcttttcctgtttatatatatacacacacgtgtgtgtgtgtgtgtgtgtacatacacATATTTAGCTctatttatctatctatctagagagagagagatcatGATTCAGATCTACAAACAGTTGAGATGTTTATTTATTGAATGGATAATTACTCATCACTTCCCTGCCTGCATAGGCCTTGTCAGAATATCTGtgcataaaaataataaataattctttGAAAATTGAGTCTCTGGCTTTCCAGTGCTGCAATTTAGCAGTTTGCCTCATCAGACTAAAACTTTTTCATCAGTGTCTTTCAGCCACTTACAATGAGCAAGTGTTCTGAAGCCCTGTGACTTAGCCACTGAAATAAGCCCTGTCCCTTCAGTTGCTGATTACAGGAGACGGGGGGCAAAGGCATGTTTGTTGATCTTGAATGCCTGTTCTTACCTGGGAAAAAGGCAGGGTTCTGCAGTTTTCTTGGTGCATTTCATTGGTCTTGATTGGCAGGACAACCTCTTCAGAGTCTGAATTTTTCTTTAACATGAAGTGGTCCCAGAATTTCTTGGCATCTTTTCTGTAGGGAAATTCAGACTCTCTCTTGCTGGAATAATGGGGTGGAGAGAAGTTTTCCGCAGGAGAGATCTCTCTGGGTGCAACCCAGGTTCTCAGGTCTTGGTCTGCGTGGAGTCCTGTATTGGGAAGAATGAATCtggacatttttttctcctctttcttctcactTCCAGATGCTGTCTGTGGAATTGATACAAAAAAGCTTGGTACTTTCAGGGTCTCATCAGCACCTACTGGGTTCTCGCTTACCAGCTCAGGAGAACTCTGACTTTCAAACAGATTTTTGTCTAGGTAGAAAAAGTGCTGAAATggccttctgcttttcctttgctgaGAATTTCTCTGTAGCTCTGTGGCTCCAAGACATGAGAGCACTAACATCTGAAGGAGAAGCAGTGACATGATCCTGGAAAGTGCAACCCTGTAGACCTCCTGCTATTGCAGTGAATGTAGTATGCTAGCTTTATATGAGAACCTAGTGTCAGATTATGGCAGAGGAGAGGAGGGCTTGGGAGAGACACTGGTGTGGCTAATTACATTCATTTACTATAGATTACAATTATGATAGGGAAGTTTGTGCTAATGAAACTCTGCTTTCAATCTGAGTTATGTGTATTAGAATCTCCTATCTAAAATCTAGTAACCCAGGATGTTGTGGAGGACAGAAGGAGTCAACAGGAGGAAATGTTTGGATAAGGTGTCTAGTTTAGGCTGAGGAATTAAGGAAACTTCCAAGGTTGTGTATTAGAATGTTCAGTGTGGTCTTCATTGTTTATTTTGACTTTCCATTCCATACAGCCAGAGACTGTCAAAACAGGGAGTGTTATTTCATTACAGTAGGAAAAGACAAGCTGATTAAAGTTTGCAGAAACAGTAAGCTCGATCTTGAGACCATGTTTTCAGAAATCTAACTTTGGTCTTTCAGATTTGAGATAGGACCCAAGGTCTGCACTGCTAACAGACTGCCACTCAGACAATCAGAGGAATCTGTCAGGGAGCACTAGCCCTTGCTTGATCTTCCTCACAgcaggtttgcagctgctggagggcagACGTGTCAccagaaaagagcaaaaggTCTCAAGGTGAGGAAACTCTGCCTCCTGGGTTCTCAAAGATTAACTAACAGTGCCACGTCCTGTTCAGGCACCAAAGCCACTCCAGGCATCCTATAAAGTTGGTAAACAAAATgaacatttaaataaaacatgttAGAAAAGACATATTTATGATTGTAGCTATCAAAGTCTCAACAGAAATACCTCAAGACTACTAGACCTTAAAATAGAGGCATTTTCTGCAAAACTACCATGTTATGCAACatgtaagaaaaaaagtctgctAGAACAGCATGTAGAGAAAGGTTTTGGGAGacagaaaagttattttcaaTAAACATTACAAATAGGGATCCTaatattaaaatactaaaaagaaaTTCTGCTTCAGATAGTTTGCCATTTAGGTACCCTAATTTCTACACACTCCTGTTTCTACGAAAGTCTATCCATAGACTCTAAAGTTTTTATTAttcttgaaaaaataaatagtgtGTACTAGATGTATGATGTTACTTGACTTTAATTTTCAGGGAATTAATTTATTACCTAGAACTGCAGTTTGAATCTTCACGTCGTATCTGTGTTGGCCAACAATTTGAACTGAAGCAGTTGACTTTTGTAACTAAAATACCTTGTATCTGATGTGTACTGGTAAAAGTCACTCAAAACTATTCAGCAACTACAAGAACATTGAATTTTgggatttccttctttttttccactctGTTTTAGTTGCTGAAGAGCCCCGAGACTGGGCTGATATTCACACCTATGTATTATATTGTATTATGTTTACACAGAGGATGTGATACATTTGCCAGTGCCTTTCAAACATGAAATTTGTCTGTTTGAAGCGAGATACATATTTGCAAGTCATCTAAGGATGTCTCTGATAATGCACAGATAAAAACTAAGTGAATAGAACTGGAATGATTTGGCTTCCCAGACTATCTAACCTAAACTGGCCTGGGTTATTGCTGCAGTGTGAATGTTAAGAAGGAATGTATAAAAATCTTAGTATTGACATATATGTATAGATATTTCCAGATATGAAAAAAAACGTATTCAAGATCAAAATCCATTCCTGGTACATACCATTCTGTCCTGTAACATACAGCAAGAAGAAAGGCCTTTGGGGGCTTCAGATGTAAATGCACAAATGATCATTTACAGAAGGTTAGGGAAGAAGACTGAAGCAAAGAAGTGTCAGCAAGTCACTCTGCAAGCTGCTCCGCAACCCAAAGGCTGATAAAAGAGTTCTCTTCACTTCTAGGTCAAGCCAGTTTTagttcctggggttttttggatggTTTTACCTAAGATCTGATGAGACCCAAAAGCAGCATG harbors:
- the CER1 gene encoding cerberus, whose protein sequence is MSLLLLQMLVLSCLGATELQRNSQQRKSRRPFQHFFYLDKNLFESQSSPELVSENPVGADETLKVPSFFVSIPQTASGSEKKEEKKMSRFILPNTGLHADQDLRTWVAPREISPAENFSPPHYSSKRESEFPYRKDAKKFWDHFMLKKNSDSEEVVLPIKTNEMHQENCRTLPFSQGVTHNSCEKVTVQNNLCFGKCSSFHVPGSEDHLYTFCSHCLPSKFSMKRLDLNCTDSVPVIKEIMIVEECKCETRKIKDPVIGSLLSDLYANVHGHN